In one Sphingomonas sanguinis genomic region, the following are encoded:
- a CDS encoding VOC family protein, translating into MIDHIFMLIDPEGPEIGQMERLGLTETYRRTHPGQGTRNVCYCFDNMFLELLWVDEPDTARSPAIKRTGLYERSSWRSREVCPFGIAWRGTLSGAETPISTWAFAPPYLPDGMTIAVADDGDDVRQPMMFRSPGSTPPSDWPLEKRGELQHGSGLGAVQEIVLTLPAWASPSETLKTIAANCQPRLTLTQGNAWHLVMRIAGLEGRSDLVIAVPD; encoded by the coding sequence ATGATCGACCACATCTTCATGCTCATAGATCCCGAGGGGCCTGAGATCGGCCAGATGGAGAGGCTGGGCCTAACCGAAACCTATCGGCGCACCCATCCAGGCCAAGGTACGCGCAATGTTTGCTACTGCTTCGACAACATGTTTCTCGAACTCTTGTGGGTCGATGAACCAGATACCGCTCGAAGCCCGGCTATCAAGAGAACGGGGCTGTACGAGCGATCCTCATGGCGAAGCCGTGAGGTCTGTCCCTTTGGAATTGCGTGGCGCGGAACGTTGAGTGGGGCTGAGACACCGATATCAACATGGGCGTTCGCGCCGCCCTACCTTCCCGATGGGATGACAATCGCGGTCGCGGACGATGGCGATGATGTCCGGCAGCCTATGATGTTCCGATCGCCCGGTTCGACACCGCCAAGTGATTGGCCGCTCGAGAAGCGGGGTGAGCTTCAACATGGTTCGGGACTGGGGGCGGTGCAGGAAATTGTTCTAACGCTACCGGCATGGGCCTCTCCCAGCGAAACGCTTAAGACCATTGCCGCCAACTGTCAGCCTCGGCTCACATTGACGCAGGGGAACGCCTGGCACTTGGTTATGCGGATAGCAGGCCTAGAAGGCCGATCGGACCTTGTTATCGCCGTTCCCGACTGA
- a CDS encoding IS1182 family transposase, with the protein MAYIEGHARDQALLLPASVEDYVSADNPVRFIDAFVDDLDLGEAGFHRSQPKATGRPGYHPGDMLKLYLYGYLNRTRSSRRLEAEATRNLELIWLLRGLRPDFKTIADFRRDNRSAFKAVFRAFVVLCRKLDLFGRELLAVDGTRLKAVNSRTRNFTKAKLDKYIRSADERLEKYLAQLDDADRGEEAGTTRRSDALAAKIVKVREQRQVNQALLEQLKASGESQISLTDPDARAMAAHPKVGVGYNAQVAVDAKHKLIVEQHVTNAGSDLGFLAETAGAAKDLLDVDRIDVVADMGYYMGEDIAACERAGITPYVARPQRGTAVGDGRFPKERFRYDEAADCYHCPGDQRLDTRYRWLQGGHIIVQYSNPRACDGCELKAQCARGNFRRITRWEGEAVLDRMAIRLAARPDILDIRRETVEHPFGSIKQWMNQGTFLMRGLDKVRAEFSLTAFAYNLRRAINLVGVQGLIRALQT; encoded by the coding sequence ATGGCGTATATCGAGGGTCACGCGCGCGACCAGGCGCTGCTGCTGCCGGCATCGGTTGAGGATTACGTATCGGCAGACAACCCAGTGCGCTTCATCGATGCCTTCGTCGACGATCTTGATCTCGGCGAGGCCGGTTTCCATCGTTCGCAGCCGAAGGCCACCGGACGGCCGGGCTATCACCCGGGCGACATGCTGAAGCTGTACCTGTACGGCTATCTCAACCGAACGCGGTCGAGCCGGCGCCTGGAAGCCGAGGCGACACGCAATCTCGAGCTGATCTGGCTGCTGCGCGGGCTGCGGCCCGACTTCAAGACCATCGCCGACTTCCGCCGTGACAACCGCTCCGCGTTCAAGGCGGTGTTCCGCGCGTTCGTGGTGCTATGTCGCAAGCTCGACCTGTTCGGGCGCGAGCTGCTGGCGGTGGATGGCACGCGGCTGAAGGCGGTGAACAGCCGGACGCGCAACTTCACGAAGGCCAAGCTAGACAAGTATATCAGGTCCGCTGACGAGCGGCTCGAGAAGTATCTCGCACAGCTCGATGATGCCGACCGCGGCGAGGAGGCAGGCACAACCAGACGGAGCGATGCACTGGCGGCGAAGATCGTGAAGGTGCGCGAACAGCGTCAGGTCAACCAGGCGCTGCTGGAACAGCTGAAGGCCAGCGGCGAGAGCCAGATTTCGCTCACCGACCCGGACGCTCGCGCGATGGCGGCGCATCCCAAGGTCGGCGTCGGCTACAACGCGCAGGTCGCGGTCGATGCAAAGCACAAGCTGATCGTCGAACAGCATGTCACCAACGCGGGCAGCGATCTGGGTTTCCTGGCTGAGACAGCCGGCGCGGCGAAGGACCTTCTCGACGTCGACCGGATCGATGTGGTCGCCGACATGGGGTATTACATGGGCGAGGACATCGCCGCGTGCGAGCGAGCCGGCATCACGCCCTATGTCGCCCGCCCCCAGCGCGGCACGGCCGTTGGCGACGGGCGCTTTCCCAAGGAGCGGTTCCGCTATGATGAAGCCGCGGATTGCTACCACTGCCCCGGCGACCAGCGCCTTGATACACGGTACCGATGGCTTCAGGGCGGTCACATCATCGTGCAGTATTCAAACCCGCGCGCTTGTGACGGATGCGAACTCAAGGCGCAGTGCGCCCGTGGAAACTTCCGTCGCATCACGCGGTGGGAAGGCGAGGCGGTGCTCGATCGCATGGCGATACGCCTCGCCGCCCGGCCCGACATTCTCGACATCCGGCGCGAGACGGTCGAGCACCCTTTCGGTTCGATCAAGCAATGGATGAACCAGGGCACTTTCCTGATGCGCGGTCTCGACAAGGTGCGGGCCGAATTCAGTCTGACGGCGTTTGCCTATAACCTGAGACGGGCGATAAACCTAGTCGGCGTACAGGGATTGATCCGGGCCTTGCAAACCTGA
- a CDS encoding penicillin-binding protein 1A gives MAVETFSPSEPAEPPRRPLWRRWWVRLLAVLALLAAIGGGVVWFLFIRDLPSVDALKAYEPPLPTHVRGIDGTPIQSYARERRVELSFNEYPPLLVRAFLAAEDKSFFEHGGVDYPGLAGAVLDYAKKWGTGRRARGGSTITQQVAKNLLIGDAYSPTRKIKEAILAYKIEDTLTKPQILELYLNQIALGRNAFGVEAAAHAYFDKELDELTLGQMAYLALLPKGPANYDPVRHPDRALERRAYVLREMLSNNFITRAQYDGAMAEPLGTVLRRTPKYAQVGGYFVEEVRRQLIKRYGEKAESGPNSVYDGGLWVRTSLDTRLQDLAAEALRDGLIRFEGGRGWSGPIRHEDIEDGNWQQVLLNTNIGLDYRDWRAGIVTAKDSGEATIGFANGRTGMLPRSFAQMPRRGTAATAFNALKVGDIIAVSPAGEQFQLRSIPRISGGFVVEEPATGRVLAMQGGFDARLQAFNRATQAERQPGSTIKPIVYSAALNNGMTPASIIVDGPFCVDQGAGLGTKCFRNFGNSAGAGPHTMRWGIEQSRNLMTVRTASTVGMKNVVATIKQMGIGDFPPYLAYALGAGETTVGQMVNAYAILANNGRGGDPSLIDFVQDRHGKVIWPENWHACDRCNAADYDGKPMPRPVSHQRQVLDAMTAYQMVHITEGVIQRGTATGLRDLNRPMFGKTGTNNGPTDVWFVGGTPQFVGGLYIGYDTPRSLGGYAQGGTIAVPIFRQFAEKAYEGLEKLPFRAAPGIRMVRIDRASGRPVYGTFPTGDDPKPAVIWEAFKPESEPRRRARRAAAAEAPATPTGPTRPAPPRDSDFLQREGGIY, from the coding sequence ATGGCCGTCGAAACCTTTTCCCCTTCCGAACCCGCCGAACCGCCGCGTCGCCCGCTCTGGCGCCGCTGGTGGGTGCGGCTGCTTGCCGTCCTGGCGCTGCTCGCGGCGATCGGCGGCGGCGTGGTCTGGTTCCTGTTTATCCGCGACCTGCCTTCCGTCGATGCGCTCAAGGCCTATGAGCCGCCTTTGCCCACCCATGTCCGCGGCATCGACGGCACTCCGATCCAGTCCTATGCGCGCGAGCGCCGGGTCGAGCTGTCGTTCAACGAATATCCTCCGCTGCTCGTCCGCGCCTTTCTGGCCGCCGAGGACAAGAGCTTCTTCGAGCATGGCGGCGTCGACTATCCGGGGCTGGCGGGCGCGGTGCTGGACTATGCCAAGAAATGGGGCACCGGGCGGCGCGCGCGCGGCGGCTCGACCATCACCCAGCAGGTTGCCAAGAACCTGCTGATCGGCGATGCCTATTCGCCGACCCGCAAGATCAAGGAGGCGATCCTCGCCTATAAGATTGAGGATACGCTGACCAAGCCGCAGATCCTGGAGCTGTATCTCAACCAGATCGCGCTCGGCCGGAACGCCTTTGGCGTCGAGGCGGCGGCCCATGCCTATTTCGACAAGGAACTGGACGAGCTGACACTGGGGCAGATGGCCTATCTGGCGCTGCTGCCCAAGGGACCGGCCAATTACGATCCCGTCCGTCATCCCGACCGCGCGCTGGAACGCCGCGCCTATGTGCTGCGCGAGATGCTGTCGAACAATTTCATCACCCGTGCGCAATATGACGGGGCGATGGCCGAGCCGCTGGGCACCGTGCTGCGCCGCACGCCGAAGTATGCGCAGGTCGGCGGCTATTTCGTCGAGGAGGTCCGCCGCCAGCTGATCAAGCGTTATGGCGAAAAGGCGGAGAGCGGACCGAACAGCGTTTATGACGGGGGCCTCTGGGTGCGGACCTCGCTGGATACCCGGCTTCAGGATCTGGCGGCGGAAGCGCTGCGCGACGGCCTGATCCGGTTCGAGGGCGGGCGCGGCTGGTCCGGGCCGATCCGGCATGAGGATATCGAGGACGGCAACTGGCAGCAGGTGCTGCTGAACACCAATATCGGCCTCGACTATCGCGACTGGCGCGCCGGGATCGTCACCGCCAAGGACAGCGGCGAGGCGACGATCGGCTTCGCCAATGGCCGCACCGGCATGCTGCCCCGCAGCTTTGCGCAGATGCCGCGCCGGGGCACGGCGGCGACCGCGTTCAACGCGCTCAAGGTCGGCGACATCATCGCCGTGTCGCCCGCGGGCGAGCAGTTCCAGCTGCGCTCCATCCCGCGCATCTCGGGCGGCTTCGTCGTCGAGGAACCCGCGACCGGCCGTGTGCTCGCGATGCAGGGCGGCTTCGACGCCCGGCTCCAGGCGTTCAACCGCGCCACCCAGGCCGAGCGTCAGCCGGGCTCGACGATCAAGCCCATCGTCTATTCCGCCGCGCTGAACAACGGCATGACGCCCGCCTCAATCATCGTCGACGGTCCGTTCTGCGTCGATCAGGGGGCCGGTCTGGGGACGAAGTGTTTCCGCAACTTCGGCAATTCGGCAGGCGCCGGGCCGCACACGATGCGCTGGGGCATCGAGCAGTCGCGCAACCTGATGACGGTGCGGACCGCCTCGACCGTCGGCATGAAGAATGTCGTGGCGACGATCAAGCAGATGGGGATCGGCGATTTCCCGCCCTATCTCGCCTATGCGCTGGGCGCGGGCGAGACGACGGTGGGGCAGATGGTCAACGCCTATGCGATCCTCGCCAATAATGGGCGCGGCGGCGATCCCTCGCTGATCGACTTTGTGCAGGACCGGCATGGCAAGGTGATCTGGCCGGAGAATTGGCACGCCTGCGATCGCTGCAACGCCGCCGATTATGACGGCAAGCCGATGCCGCGCCCGGTCTCGCATCAGCGGCAGGTGCTCGACGCGATGACCGCCTATCAGATGGTCCACATCACCGAGGGTGTGATCCAGCGCGGCACGGCCACCGGGCTGCGCGACCTGAACCGCCCGATGTTCGGCAAGACCGGCACCAATAACGGCCCGACCGATGTCTGGTTCGTCGGCGGCACGCCGCAATTCGTCGGTGGCCTCTATATCGGCTATGACACGCCGCGCTCGCTGGGCGGCTATGCGCAGGGCGGGACCATCGCGGTGCCGATCTTCCGCCAGTTCGCTGAAAAGGCCTATGAGGGGCTCGAGAAGCTGCCCTTCCGCGCGGCGCCCGGCATTCGCATGGTCCGCATCGACCGCGCGAGCGGGCGGCCGGTCTATGGCACCTTCCCGACCGGCGACGATCCCAAGCCCGCCGTGATCTGGGAAGCGTTCAAGCCGGAGAGCGAGCCGCGCCGCCGCGCGCGCCGTGCCGCTGCCGCCGAGGCGCCCGCGACGCCGACCGGCCCGACCAGGCCCGCGCCCCCGCGCGACAGCGATTTCTTGCAAAGAGAAGGCGGAATCTACTAG
- the trhO gene encoding oxygen-dependent tRNA uridine(34) hydroxylase TrhO, with translation MIRVCALYRFASFPDPAALREPLLAVAEANGIRGTLLLASEGINGTVAGSTQAIEALLAHIRTLPGCADVDYKDSTTETMPFHRMKVRLKREIVSMGVEGIDPTREVGTYVAGEEWNALIADPDTLLIDTRNDYEVAIGTFHGAVDPGTKSFRDFPDWFRENRDELMAGKSKVAMFCTGGIRCEKATAFLKAEGVADVFHLDGGILKYLETMPEERSRWNGECFVFDARVAVGHGLAQGSHGLCHGCRMPVSPEDRASPLYIEGVSCPACHGTRDAERLAAYAERHRQEQLAAARGQAHVGARYVSDEDARDEPAHP, from the coding sequence ATGATCCGCGTCTGTGCCCTGTATCGTTTCGCCTCTTTCCCCGACCCCGCCGCCTTGCGCGAACCCCTGCTCGCCGTCGCCGAGGCGAACGGGATCCGTGGCACGCTGCTGCTCGCGAGCGAGGGGATTAACGGCACGGTGGCGGGCAGCACGCAAGCAATCGAGGCGCTGCTCGCGCATATCCGCACGCTGCCGGGGTGTGCCGATGTCGACTATAAGGACTCGACCACCGAAACGATGCCGTTCCACCGGATGAAGGTGCGGCTGAAGCGCGAGATCGTGTCGATGGGCGTCGAGGGCATCGACCCGACGCGTGAGGTCGGCACCTATGTAGCGGGAGAGGAATGGAATGCGCTGATCGCCGACCCGGACACCCTCCTGATCGACACGCGCAACGATTACGAGGTCGCGATCGGTACGTTCCACGGCGCGGTCGATCCGGGGACCAAAAGCTTTCGGGATTTCCCCGACTGGTTCCGCGAGAATCGTGACGAACTGATGGCGGGCAAGTCGAAGGTCGCGATGTTCTGCACCGGCGGCATACGCTGCGAAAAGGCGACCGCGTTCCTGAAGGCGGAAGGGGTGGCGGATGTCTTCCACCTCGACGGCGGCATCTTGAAATATCTGGAGACGATGCCCGAGGAACGGAGCCGCTGGAACGGCGAATGCTTCGTCTTCGATGCGCGCGTCGCGGTCGGGCATGGGCTGGCGCAAGGATCGCACGGCTTGTGCCATGGCTGCCGTATGCCGGTCAGCCCGGAGGATCGCGCCTCGCCGCTCTATATCGAGGGGGTGAGCTGTCCCGCCTGTCACGGCACGCGCGACGCGGAGCGGCTGGCCGCCTATGCCGAACGGCACCGGCAGGAGCAGCTGGCGGCGGCGCGCGGGCAGGCGCATGTCGGGGCGCGCTATGTCTCCGATGAGGATGCGCGCGACGAACCGGCGCATCCCTGA
- a CDS encoding Rne/Rng family ribonuclease, translating to MTTRMLIDARHREETRVAVVKGNRIEEFDFESAERKQLKGNIYLAKVTRVEPSLQAAFVDYGGNRHGFLAFSEIHPDYYQIPKEDREALLREEAEHAAEEAALRAELDAEDHEDHDGEDHDDHADDHHDDEDGEAAPRARKSTVNDDQVEALRQRRQNLRRRYKIQDVIHRRQVLLVQIVKEERGNKGAALTTYLSLAGRYCVLMPNTSHGGGISRKISNAADRKRLKTIMADMALPSTMGCIVRTAGLQRTKTEIKRDFDYLARLWDGIREKTLHSSAPALIYGDSDLIKRAIRDIYNREIEEVIVEGEEGYRQAKDFMRLLMPAHARRVKQYADAVPLFQRAHVEDQLAAMYNPVVQLKSGGYLVINPTEALVSIDINSGRSTREHNIEQTATATNLEAAQEIARQLRLRDMAGLVVIDFIDMDNNSNVRKVEKAMKEALKNDRARIQVGRISSFGLMEMSRQRLRTGVLEASTRPCPHCEGTGLVRTASSSGLSALRLIEDEAARGRGSILTLRASQEAAVYVLNRKRADIAEIEDRYGVTVEIIPDREEEGARMTVEASGPPPAYAPKIDMLLPVEEDEDDLVDEIEEEEEDEVEEEATEAPRPRESRDEGDGNGRKRRRRRRGRRNRGEGEGTEQAEGEDHADAEQDGAEQDATDAEESAEDDTAETVEATEAEPREGGRRRRGRRGRRGGRRGEGAANDTAEAATETTSDDDASDAPLPIVEPIEAGDAAPVTTPLAVAEAEASEAPKTRRRPRARKAAPVASEAVETPVVEEAPAPVAPVAEVEAEAPAKPKRVRKKAAPKVAAEPAAEEAAPVAEAEAEAPAKPKRVRKKAAPKGAAEPVAEEAPAAAEPAPAEEPAAADAESATGETPRRGWWQRTFGA from the coding sequence ATGACCACGCGTATGCTGATCGACGCACGCCACCGGGAAGAAACCCGCGTGGCCGTCGTCAAGGGTAACCGGATCGAGGAATTCGACTTCGAGTCGGCCGAGCGCAAGCAGCTCAAGGGCAATATCTATCTCGCCAAGGTGACCCGGGTCGAACCGTCGCTGCAGGCGGCGTTCGTCGATTACGGCGGCAACCGTCACGGCTTCCTGGCCTTTTCGGAAATCCACCCCGATTATTACCAGATCCCCAAGGAAGATCGCGAAGCCCTGCTGCGCGAAGAGGCCGAGCATGCCGCCGAAGAGGCCGCGCTGCGTGCCGAACTCGACGCCGAGGATCACGAGGATCATGACGGCGAGGATCATGACGATCACGCCGACGACCATCATGATGATGAAGACGGTGAGGCCGCGCCGCGCGCCCGCAAGTCGACCGTCAACGACGATCAGGTCGAGGCGCTTCGCCAGCGTCGCCAGAATCTGCGCCGCCGCTACAAGATCCAGGACGTCATCCATCGCCGCCAGGTGCTGCTGGTCCAGATCGTCAAGGAAGAGCGCGGCAACAAGGGTGCGGCGCTGACCACCTATCTGTCGCTCGCCGGTCGTTACTGCGTACTGATGCCCAACACGTCGCACGGCGGCGGCATCAGCCGGAAGATTTCGAACGCGGCCGACCGCAAGCGCCTGAAGACCATCATGGCCGACATGGCGCTGCCCTCGACCATGGGCTGCATCGTCCGCACCGCGGGCCTTCAGCGTACCAAGACCGAGATCAAGCGCGATTTCGATTACCTCGCGCGCCTGTGGGACGGCATCCGCGAAAAGACGCTGCACTCGTCGGCGCCCGCGCTGATCTATGGCGACAGCGATCTGATCAAGCGCGCGATCCGCGACATCTACAATCGCGAGATCGAGGAAGTGATCGTCGAGGGCGAGGAAGGCTATCGCCAGGCGAAGGACTTCATGCGCCTGCTGATGCCCGCGCACGCCCGTCGGGTGAAGCAATATGCCGACGCCGTTCCGCTGTTCCAGCGCGCGCATGTCGAGGACCAGCTGGCCGCGATGTACAATCCGGTCGTCCAGCTGAAGTCGGGCGGCTATCTGGTCATCAACCCGACCGAAGCGCTGGTCTCGATCGACATCAACTCCGGTCGTTCGACCCGCGAGCATAATATCGAGCAGACCGCGACCGCGACCAATTTGGAAGCCGCGCAGGAAATCGCGCGCCAGCTGCGTCTGCGCGACATGGCGGGCCTCGTCGTCATCGACTTCATCGACATGGACAACAACTCCAATGTTCGGAAGGTCGAGAAGGCGATGAAGGAGGCGTTGAAGAACGATCGCGCCCGTATTCAGGTCGGCCGCATCTCGTCCTTCGGCCTGATGGAAATGAGCCGCCAGCGCCTGCGCACCGGCGTACTCGAAGCCTCGACCCGCCCCTGCCCGCATTGCGAGGGCACCGGCCTGGTCCGCACCGCCTCGTCCTCGGGCCTGTCGGCGCTGCGCCTGATCGAGGACGAGGCCGCGCGCGGTCGCGGCTCGATCCTGACGCTGCGCGCCAGCCAGGAAGCCGCCGTCTATGTGCTGAACCGCAAGCGCGCCGACATCGCCGAGATCGAGGATCGCTACGGCGTCACCGTCGAGATCATCCCCGACCGCGAGGAAGAGGGTGCGCGCATGACGGTCGAGGCCTCCGGCCCGCCGCCCGCCTATGCGCCCAAGATCGACATGCTCCTCCCCGTCGAGGAAGATGAGGACGATCTGGTCGACGAGATCGAAGAGGAAGAAGAGGACGAGGTCGAGGAGGAAGCGACCGAAGCGCCCCGCCCACGCGAATCGCGTGACGAGGGCGACGGCAATGGCCGCAAGCGTCGTCGTCGCCGTCGTGGTCGCCGCAACCGTGGCGAGGGCGAAGGCACCGAGCAGGCCGAGGGCGAAGATCACGCCGACGCTGAGCAGGACGGGGCCGAGCAGGACGCAACCGACGCCGAGGAATCGGCCGAGGATGATACCGCCGAGACGGTCGAAGCCACCGAAGCCGAGCCGCGCGAAGGCGGACGCCGCCGTCGCGGGCGTCGCGGTCGCCGTGGCGGTCGCCGTGGCGAGGGTGCCGCGAACGACACGGCCGAGGCCGCGACCGAAACCACATCGGATGACGATGCGTCGGACGCACCGCTGCCGATCGTCGAGCCGATCGAGGCAGGCGATGCCGCCCCGGTGACGACCCCGCTCGCGGTGGCCGAGGCCGAGGCGAGCGAGGCTCCCAAGACCCGCCGTCGTCCCCGTGCTCGCAAGGCCGCGCCGGTCGCCAGCGAAGCGGTCGAGACGCCGGTCGTCGAGGAAGCCCCTGCGCCGGTCGCGCCGGTGGCCGAGGTCGAGGCGGAAGCCCCGGCCAAGCCCAAGCGCGTCCGCAAGAAGGCGGCCCCCAAGGTCGCCGCCGAGCCTGCCGCCGAGGAAGCGGCGCCGGTAGCCGAGGCCGAAGCGGAAGCCCCTGCCAAGCCCAAGCGTGTCCGCAAGAAGGCGGCCCCCAAGGGCGCCGCCGAACCGGTCGCCGAGGAAGCACCCGCCGCAGCCGAGCCGGCTCCGGCCGAGGAACCGGCAGCGGCCGATGCCGAAAGCGCAACCGGGGAAACCCCGCGCCGCGGCTGGTGGCAGCGCACCTTCGGCGCCTGA
- a CDS encoding N-acetylmuramoyl-L-alanine amidase family protein — MAFRWTSDARARHGRRVVLMLFTFLIGLFAPMSAMAATVQKVVVRGARLIIRFDTPVKRARSVMLTEQRRVAIDVTGASPGPATIDDGVVRGLTQTRIKPGVTRLSFALAQDATIFDGGFDDDGRTLSLTLKPVTGGYTQTSFAGALDFFPFHFQRKPAYTLTVPVPATSRSLPLPRVKGADNRPLVVIDAGHGGVDPGAINPQTGLREKDVTLAIAKEIRDTLVASGRVRAALTREDDRYILHRERYGIARRLHADLFISIHCDSAGAGEARGATAYTLSDVASDKEAARLAARENKADVIAGVDLGGNSDVSSILIDLTQRETMNASASFARLLGREAQPLIPVKPTFHRMASLMVLKAPDMPSILFETGYISNMQDAAFLDSESGRERIAKAVLQAVEVHFARRMASR, encoded by the coding sequence ATGGCTTTTCGCTGGACCAGCGACGCACGGGCACGGCATGGTCGCCGGGTCGTGCTGATGCTGTTCACATTCCTGATCGGGCTGTTCGCGCCGATGAGCGCGATGGCCGCGACGGTGCAGAAAGTGGTGGTGCGCGGCGCGCGCCTCATCATCCGGTTCGATACGCCCGTGAAACGCGCGCGCAGCGTCATGCTGACCGAACAGCGCCGGGTTGCGATCGACGTGACCGGCGCGTCGCCCGGCCCCGCCACGATCGACGACGGTGTGGTACGCGGGCTGACCCAGACCCGCATCAAGCCCGGCGTCACCCGGCTGAGCTTCGCGCTGGCGCAGGATGCGACGATCTTCGACGGCGGCTTCGACGATGACGGCCGGACGCTGTCGCTGACCCTCAAGCCCGTGACCGGCGGCTATACCCAGACGAGTTTCGCGGGCGCGCTCGACTTCTTCCCGTTCCATTTCCAGCGCAAGCCCGCCTACACGCTGACCGTGCCGGTCCCCGCTACGTCACGCTCGCTGCCGCTGCCCCGCGTGAAGGGCGCGGACAACCGTCCGCTGGTGGTCATCGATGCGGGACATGGCGGGGTCGATCCCGGAGCGATCAACCCGCAGACGGGCCTGCGCGAAAAGGACGTGACGCTGGCCATCGCGAAGGAGATTCGCGACACGCTGGTCGCCAGCGGCCGGGTGCGCGCCGCGCTGACCCGCGAGGACGACCGCTATATCCTCCACCGCGAGCGCTACGGCATCGCGCGGCGGCTGCACGCCGACCTGTTCATCTCGATCCATTGCGACAGCGCCGGGGCGGGGGAAGCACGCGGGGCGACCGCCTATACCCTGTCCGACGTGGCCTCCGACAAGGAAGCGGCACGGCTGGCCGCGCGCGAGAACAAGGCGGACGTGATCGCGGGCGTCGACCTGGGCGGGAACAGCGACGTCTCCTCGATTCTGATCGACCTGACCCAGCGCGAGACGATGAACGCCTCGGCCAGCTTCGCGAGACTTCTGGGCCGCGAGGCGCAGCCGCTGATACCGGTCAAGCCGACCTTCCACCGCATGGCCTCGCTGATGGTGCTGAAGGCGCCCGACATGCCGTCCATCCTGTTCGAGACGGGCTATATCTCGAACATGCAGGATGCTGCGTTCCTCGACAGCGAGTCGGGCCGCGAACGGATCGCCAAGGCGGTGCTGCAAGCGGTCGAGGTCCACTTCGCGCGGCGGATGGCGTCGCGGTAG
- a CDS encoding Lrp/AsnC family transcriptional regulator encodes MDTKDRQIVRLLQQDGRLTNQDLAERVGLSPSPCLRRVRLLEQAGVIQGYGAIVDQQRYGLPVTAFIRVRLERHARDLVQQFEEAIRQLDEVMDCHLLTGDADYLLRVVVADLESYERFIRRKMHAITGIASLDTTFAYGVVKSSRTFPAD; translated from the coding sequence ATGGACACCAAGGATCGCCAGATCGTCCGCCTGCTCCAGCAGGACGGACGCCTCACCAATCAGGACCTGGCCGAACGGGTCGGCCTGTCGCCGTCACCCTGTCTGCGGCGGGTGCGCCTGCTCGAACAGGCGGGCGTGATCCAGGGCTATGGCGCGATCGTCGACCAGCAACGCTATGGCCTGCCGGTGACGGCCTTTATCCGGGTGCGGCTGGAGCGCCATGCGCGCGATCTGGTCCAGCAATTCGAGGAGGCGATCCGCCAGCTCGACGAGGTGATGGACTGTCACCTGCTGACCGGCGACGCCGACTATCTGTTGCGCGTCGTCGTCGCCGATCTGGAATCCTATGAGCGGTTCATCCGCCGCAAGATGCACGCGATCACCGGAATCGCCAGCCTGGACACGACCTTTGCCTATGGCGTGGTGAAGAGCAGCCGGACATTTCCGGCGGATTGA